Proteins encoded in a region of the Methanobrevibacter millerae genome:
- a CDS encoding acyltransferase, which yields MVEERPQVKEPLQFNPKDNIQFGVEYSPSSKPPVIGNNYTIRSNSIIYNDVVIGDNFRTGHNVVIRENTNIGDDVLIGTNTVIEGDVIIGNDVSIQSNVYIPTNSVIEDNVFIGPCACFTNDKYPVRINYELQGPRIRRGASIGGNTTFLSNVEVGEGSIVAAGAIVIHSVPPFYLAIGTPARIKPLPDHLKVPNKL from the coding sequence ATTGTTGAAGAAAGGCCGCAGGTAAAGGAACCTTTACAATTCAATCCAAAGGACAATATACAATTCGGTGTTGAATACTCTCCAAGCTCAAAGCCTCCTGTAATCGGAAACAACTATACCATAAGATCAAACTCAATCATATATAATGATGTTGTCATAGGCGACAATTTCAGAACAGGGCACAATGTAGTTATAAGGGAAAACACCAACATAGGTGATGATGTATTGATTGGAACAAACACCGTAATTGAAGGTGATGTAATCATTGGAAATGATGTGAGCATCCAGTCCAATGTATACATTCCGACAAACTCAGTCATTGAAGACAATGTTTTCATAGGTCCATGTGCCTGCTTTACAAATGATAAATATCCTGTTCGTATTAATTATGAACTTCAGGGTCCGCGTATAAGAAGAGGAGCTTCAATCGGTGGAAACACCACATTTCTTTCTAATGTTGAGGTTGGTGAAGGATCTATTGTAGCTGCTGGGGCTATAGTAATTCATAGTGTGCCTCCATTTTATTTAGCTATAGGAACTCCTGCAAGAATCAAACCGCTTCCAGACCATTTAAAAGTTCCTAATAAATTATAA
- a CDS encoding transposase — protein MILNSLILSDKSREIDEMDEEFQLMYLTSIIVDSAFNFFKIERITSDKGKPPFELKDMIKLIFYGYINKITSSVVLAHNAKFNYLYNLISHAIEPKDRTIRDYREDFQGIFKFIMSFILIVANKLGLTDFEHIAIDGTIKKAYNSPFNIIKEKDISLLIRHYMVEELSKNEIKQLRRTARKFLMDNSLSDEEKVDILFHWWQLLDYSGQVSLALNDHDTRLMKIKDKGQKYPKFAYNIQLGTDTKSKLICGVNAVQNPTDHYQIPALMNQILVNLQLKPQKISTDTIYSTLANLQYLEEIDITALIPTKQQNRQNSGNQPDNPFAIDYFVFDEYKNVFICPEKQELTLDGSYPAPQEKGGGNKIKLVYSNYTACKKCKHKGTCHTTNHRTITRYVHEVTYKVERLMSTEEGIKDYKLRSKTVEAHNGTFKRIYDYDHIPIIGLKRVQNLMFAIVASYNLIRLFNLIKINKMDLNSVINAIRFI, from the coding sequence ATGATTTTGAATTCACTTATTCTGAGTGATAAAAGTAGGGAAATTGATGAAATGGATGAAGAATTTCAGCTTATGTATCTTACATCCATTATTGTTGATAGTGCTTTTAATTTCTTTAAAATTGAACGAATAACGTCTGATAAAGGAAAACCACCATTTGAACTTAAAGATATGATTAAACTAATTTTTTATGGTTATATTAATAAAATAACAAGTTCTGTGGTCTTGGCCCATAATGCAAAATTTAATTATTTATATAATTTAATTTCACATGCTATTGAACCTAAAGATCGAACTATTCGAGATTATCGTGAGGATTTTCAAGGAATTTTCAAGTTTATTATGAGTTTTATTCTAATTGTGGCTAATAAACTGGGTTTAACTGATTTTGAACATATTGCGATTGATGGGACAATCAAAAAGGCATATAATTCACCATTTAATATAATTAAAGAAAAAGACATTAGTCTATTAATTAGACATTATATGGTTGAAGAATTGTCAAAAAATGAAATTAAACAGCTTAGAAGAACAGCAAGAAAATTTCTAATGGATAATTCATTATCTGACGAAGAAAAAGTCGATATTTTGTTTCATTGGTGGCAGTTGTTAGATTATTCTGGCCAAGTGTCACTGGCTTTAAATGATCATGACACTCGATTAATGAAAATAAAAGATAAAGGACAAAAATATCCAAAATTTGCATATAACATACAATTGGGGACAGATACAAAATCAAAGTTAATTTGTGGAGTTAATGCAGTTCAAAATCCCACAGACCATTACCAAATCCCAGCATTAATGAATCAAATACTCGTTAATTTACAACTTAAACCCCAAAAAATTAGCACGGATACAATATATTCAACACTAGCAAATCTGCAATATCTCGAAGAAATAGATATCACTGCCTTAATTCCAACAAAACAGCAAAATAGACAAAATTCAGGCAATCAACCTGACAATCCATTTGCTATAGATTACTTTGTTTTTGATGAATATAAAAATGTTTTTATTTGCCCAGAAAAACAAGAATTAACCCTTGACGGCTCATATCCAGCACCACAAGAAAAAGGAGGAGGAAATAAAATCAAATTAGTCTATTCCAACTACACAGCTTGCAAAAAATGCAAACACAAAGGAACCTGCCACACAACAAACCACAGAACAATAACAAGATACGTTCATGAAGTTACATACAAAGTAGAACGATTAATGTCCACAGAAGAAGGAATAAAAGACTATAAACTACGTTCAAAGACAGTAGAAGCACACAACGGAACTTTCAAAAGAATCTATGATTATGACCATATCCCAATAATTGGATTAAAAAGAGTACAGAACCTAATGTTCGCCATTGTAGCATCATACAATCTAATAAGATTATTTAATCTAATAAAAATAAATAAAATGGATTTAAATTCAGTTATTAACGCAATAAGATTCATATAA
- a CDS encoding rubredoxin, giving the protein MAKWKCKLCGFIYDEDEGLPERGVEPGTPFSELADAFKCPKCGVGKSMFKEVE; this is encoded by the coding sequence ATGGCAAAATGGAAATGTAAACTTTGTGGATTTATATATGATGAAGATGAAGGCTTGCCTGAAAGGGGAGTTGAGCCTGGAACACCATTTTCAGAACTTGCTGATGCATTTAAATGCCCAAAATGTGGTGTTGGCAAATCAATGTTTAAAGAAGTAGAATAA
- a CDS encoding rubredoxin, translating to MAKWKCNMCGYVYDDDAEGTAFEDLPDDYKCPMCGATKDMFSKVE from the coding sequence ATGGCAAAATGGAAATGTAATATGTGCGGATACGTATATGATGATGACGCTGAAGGAACTGCTTTTGAAGACCTCCCAGATGACTACAAATGTCCAATGTGTGGAGCAACAAAAGATATGTTTTCTAAAGTAGAATAA
- a CDS encoding rubredoxin-like domain-containing protein yields the protein MAFVCKVCGYVHEADELPDDFTCPMCGVDASNFEEQ from the coding sequence ATGGCATTCGTTTGTAAAGTATGTGGATACGTTCATGAAGCTGATGAATTACCAGATGACTTCACCTGTCCAATGTGCGGTGTAGACGCTAGTAATTTCGAAGAACAATAA
- a CDS encoding YigZ family protein yields MKTIAKAVESEINVKKSQFICHLFPTKTKKESKEIILKVNEQYNDATHNCTAYIVSDGEGFDDDGEPGGTAGKPMINVLRKNELHNVTAVVTRYFGGIKLGAGGLVRAYSKSVLEAINEAEILEVELYDIYKLIFEYSDIKLADGEVRNNNLEVIAKDYSDKVIYEVVSKDFRDIEKIFEKYNGEISVEFKNKEVLVK; encoded by the coding sequence ATGAAGACAATAGCAAAAGCGGTTGAAAGTGAAATAAATGTCAAAAAATCACAGTTCATATGCCATTTATTTCCAACCAAGACTAAAAAGGAAAGCAAAGAAATCATATTGAAGGTCAATGAGCAATACAACGATGCTACACATAATTGTACAGCATATATTGTATCAGATGGCGAAGGTTTTGATGATGACGGCGAACCTGGCGGAACTGCAGGTAAGCCAATGATTAATGTTTTGAGAAAAAATGAACTGCATAATGTGACTGCTGTTGTTACCAGATATTTCGGCGGAATCAAGCTTGGTGCCGGAGGACTAGTCAGAGCATATTCAAAATCCGTTTTGGAAGCTATTAATGAAGCTGAAATATTGGAAGTAGAACTTTATGATATATATAAACTTATTTTTGAATATTCAGACATCAAACTAGCAGACGGTGAAGTCAGAAACAACAATTTAGAAGTAATTGCCAAAGATTATTCTGATAAGGTCATATATGAAGTTGTTTCAAAGGACTTCAGAGATATTGAAAAAATATTTGAAAAATATAATGGTGAAATAAGTGTTGAATTTAAAAATAAAGAAGTTTTGGTTAAATAA
- the arfB gene encoding 2-amino-5-formylamino-6-ribosylaminopyrimidin-4(3H)-one 5'-monophosphate deformylase yields the protein MAELRYRAGNIRDPGVHKVGIIALGSHLENHGPALPIDTDAKIGAHIAFQSSLRSGAKFLGVIFPAYELDEIDHGVHVSLEELKENVIETLKSAKKFLDIEKVVIVNAHGGNLPLMPEIWDIEEKTDLIIVMNNKIISTEGPHAGSGELSMAKVLGIINEEELHHQADVNKYVEVGLHGFKKARENDPNIEEGALDVEENGVYVDEEYGQQLFNLAIDTVLFDVEKLLDF from the coding sequence GTGGCAGAATTACGATACAGAGCTGGAAATATTCGTGACCCCGGTGTCCATAAGGTAGGAATAATTGCACTTGGATCTCATTTAGAGAATCATGGTCCCGCACTGCCAATTGATACTGACGCAAAGATAGGTGCACACATTGCATTTCAGTCATCTTTAAGATCAGGAGCAAAATTTCTGGGAGTGATATTTCCTGCATATGAACTGGATGAAATTGACCATGGCGTGCACGTATCCCTTGAAGAACTAAAGGAAAATGTAATAGAAACATTAAAATCAGCAAAGAAATTTCTGGATATTGAAAAAGTAGTTATAGTTAACGCACATGGCGGAAACTTACCATTAATGCCAGAAATCTGGGACATTGAAGAAAAAACAGATTTGATTATCGTAATGAACAATAAGATAATATCCACAGAAGGACCTCATGCGGGAAGCGGGGAGCTGTCCATGGCAAAGGTTCTTGGAATAATAAACGAAGAAGAGTTACACCATCAAGCAGACGTGAACAAATACGTTGAAGTTGGTCTGCATGGATTTAAAAAAGCACGTGAAAATGATCCCAACATAGAAGAAGGAGCATTGGACGTTGAAGAAAATGGAGTATATGTTGACGAAGAATACGGACAACAACTCTTCAATTTAGCTATTGATACAGTACTCTTCGATGTTGAAAAATTACTTGATTTTTAA
- a CDS encoding RNA-binding protein, translating to MAIKVKKRNFLKKKKIKQIKNELGDYGSLLENKKNVEILEAEPNSFILVDGEPYIIIIDEKAFPTLKAALANAIDGKTVTVDMGAVRFVTNGADIMSPGIVAADEGIEPRDIVLIVDETHHKPLAIGVSLITGEEMVENDSGKAIETKHFVGDEIWNFEL from the coding sequence ATGGCAATTAAAGTTAAAAAAAGAAATTTCTTAAAAAAGAAAAAGATAAAACAGATAAAAAATGAATTAGGAGATTATGGTAGCCTTCTTGAAAACAAAAAGAATGTTGAAATTCTAGAGGCTGAACCGAATTCGTTTATATTAGTTGATGGTGAACCTTATATCATAATTATTGATGAAAAAGCATTTCCAACACTCAAAGCAGCTTTAGCTAATGCAATTGACGGCAAAACCGTTACAGTAGATATGGGAGCAGTACGCTTCGTGACAAACGGTGCAGACATTATGAGTCCGGGAATTGTAGCTGCAGATGAGGGAATAGAACCTAGAGACATTGTTTTGATTGTAGATGAAACACACCACAAGCCATTGGCAATCGGAGTGAGTCTAATAACCGGTGAAGAAATGGTTGAAAATGACTCCGGAAAGGCAATCGAAACAAAGCATTTTGTCGGCGATGAAATTTGGAACTTCGAACTGTAG
- a CDS encoding type II toxin-antitoxin system antitoxin SocA domain-containing protein, translated as MHFDKNEYMKLLTYILSNCYDKPHVGKTVISTALYFTDFNYYEIYGEPLTKETYLKSKKGIIPKHFNKITEEMIEKNKLYFRKEPHYHTVLHRYYLKQLPDIRYSNKKKNLINRSIRHLITKNATNILKYASKDPHT; from the coding sequence ATGCATTTTGACAAAAATGAATATATGAAACTCCTAACCTACATTCTATCGAACTGCTATGACAAGCCCCATGTCGGAAAAACAGTAATCAGTACAGCACTGTATTTTACCGATTTCAACTACTATGAAATCTATGGAGAACCACTGACAAAAGAAACATACCTCAAATCCAAAAAAGGCATAATACCAAAGCATTTCAACAAGATTACCGAAGAGATGATAGAAAAAAACAAGCTATACTTCAGAAAGGAACCCCATTACCACACGGTGCTGCACAGATACTACCTGAAGCAGCTTCCAGACATAAGATATTCAAATAAGAAAAAAAATCTGATAAACCGCAGCATAAGACATCTGATTACAAAAAATGCAACAAATATTCTGAAGTATGCAAGCAAAGACCCCCATACATGA
- a CDS encoding LSm family protein: MSGQNVQRPLDALGKSIDAPVLIKLKGDREFRGILKSFDLHMNLVLNDAEELQDGEVTRRLGVVLIRGDNIVYISP, encoded by the coding sequence ATGAGCGGACAAAATGTTCAAAGACCACTTGATGCATTAGGAAAATCTATCGATGCTCCAGTTTTAATAAAACTCAAAGGAGACCGTGAATTTAGAGGTATACTCAAAAGCTTCGATTTACACATGAATTTAGTTTTAAACGATGCTGAAGAGTTACAAGATGGAGAAGTTACTAGAAGATTAGGTGTTGTCCTCATCAGAGGAGACAATATTGTTTATATTTCACCATAA
- a CDS encoding 50S ribosomal protein L37e: MAKGTPSMGKKNKKTHIRCRRCGKNTYHIRKKVCASCGFGRSSKLRRYSWQNKKPTTRQRLV, translated from the coding sequence ATGGCAAAGGGAACTCCATCAATGGGTAAAAAGAATAAAAAGACCCATATTAGATGTAGAAGATGTGGTAAAAACACTTATCACATACGTAAAAAAGTTTGTGCTTCTTGCGGATTTGGTAGATCCAGTAAATTAAGGAGATACAGCTGGCAAAATAAAAAACCAACTACTAGACAAAGATTAGTTTAA
- the rnc gene encoding ribonuclease III encodes MNLFEKFGIEPNNEDYYKMAFMHGSYATVHGIKYDYERLEFLGDSILNMLVSEYLYKKYPKYGEGKLTKLRANFVCQTALIHYSHDLGLKDYLKVSVDEMNLTDNEVLSITSDIFESFLGALFLDQGFAFTKRFIAKIIFVYIDEEKVFFHDYKSKIKEYCDSHEMKIRYELLEEHGVPHDKTFVMAIYLDNEEMGIGKGKNKKEAEQSAAKEAIMNLTMIR; translated from the coding sequence ATGAATTTATTTGAAAAATTTGGTATAGAACCAAATAATGAAGACTATTATAAAATGGCCTTCATGCATGGTTCATACGCAACAGTACATGGAATCAAATATGATTATGAACGTTTGGAGTTTTTAGGTGATTCTATATTGAATATGTTAGTTTCCGAGTATCTATATAAAAAGTATCCAAAATATGGCGAAGGAAAACTAACCAAGCTTCGAGCAAACTTTGTATGTCAGACAGCATTGATTCATTATTCTCATGATTTGGGATTAAAGGATTATCTCAAGGTATCTGTTGATGAAATGAATTTGACTGATAATGAAGTCTTGTCAATAACTTCAGATATATTTGAGTCATTTTTGGGAGCACTGTTCCTTGATCAGGGTTTTGCTTTCACTAAAAGATTCATAGCCAAAATCATATTTGTATATATTGATGAGGAAAAGGTGTTCTTCCACGATTACAAATCAAAAATCAAGGAATACTGTGATTCTCATGAAATGAAAATAAGATATGAACTCCTTGAAGAACATGGAGTTCCCCATGATAAAACTTTTGTCATGGCCATTTATCTTGATAATGAAGAGATGGGTATTGGAAAAGGAAAGAATAAAAAAGAAGCCGAGCAATCTGCTGCAAAAGAAGCAATAATGAATTTAACTATGATTAGGTGA
- a CDS encoding homoserine O-acetyltransferase, with amino-acid sequence MDKDSVGIVETKFLNIDYPFVLESGKSLDNITVAYETYGELNKEKNNAILICHALTGDAHAAGWHNGDRKPGWWEMIIGPGKVLDSEKYFIICSNVLGGCKGTTGPSSINPKTGHEYGLEFPVITIKDMVDVQKALVDSFDIHQLYAVIGGSMGGMQVLQWVVSYPEMMKKAIPLATTARSSPQQIAFNEVGRQSIFSDPNWNEGNYYGTGKSPKNGLSVARMIAHITYLSDESMYLKFGRDLQDKDEISYDLSMDFQVESYLHHQGESFVKRFDANSYLYITKAVDLFDLSVDNSVIEGFRNVKCKLEVISVDSDWLYPTEQSTEIVAALNANDVEVSFSEIKSNYGHDAFLLEKGQLNYLLSKFLSDNIVADLMTTDVTTIREEDNVKTAAKLMLEQNVTHLPVVTDDNKLIGIVTSWDLSKSIATNSENLKDIMTKTVKFCRSSDSIEDISRMMRKYDISCLPVVDENFVVEGMITTDQINNMFS; translated from the coding sequence ATGGATAAGGATTCAGTAGGTATTGTTGAGACAAAATTTTTAAACATAGATTATCCATTTGTATTGGAAAGCGGAAAGTCTCTTGACAATATTACTGTAGCTTATGAAACTTACGGAGAATTAAACAAGGAAAAGAACAATGCTATATTGATATGTCACGCATTGACTGGGGATGCTCACGCGGCAGGCTGGCACAATGGAGACAGAAAGCCTGGCTGGTGGGAAATGATTATCGGTCCGGGAAAAGTATTGGACAGTGAAAAATACTTCATAATCTGTTCTAATGTATTGGGTGGATGTAAAGGAACGACAGGTCCTAGTTCAATCAATCCAAAGACTGGTCATGAATATGGTCTTGAATTTCCGGTCATAACCATTAAGGACATGGTTGATGTTCAAAAGGCATTGGTTGATTCATTTGACATTCATCAGTTGTATGCAGTTATTGGAGGATCAATGGGTGGTATGCAGGTTCTTCAATGGGTTGTATCCTATCCTGAAATGATGAAAAAGGCAATTCCGTTGGCTACAACTGCAAGATCTTCTCCTCAGCAAATCGCATTCAATGAAGTAGGTCGCCAGTCAATATTTTCAGACCCTAACTGGAATGAGGGCAATTACTATGGTACTGGAAAATCTCCTAAAAACGGATTGTCTGTAGCTCGTATGATAGCTCATATCACATATTTGAGTGATGAGTCAATGTATCTTAAATTTGGACGTGACTTGCAGGATAAGGATGAAATAAGCTATGACTTATCTATGGATTTCCAGGTTGAAAGTTATTTGCATCACCAGGGTGAAAGCTTTGTAAAGCGTTTTGATGCAAACAGCTATTTGTATATTACAAAGGCAGTTGACCTGTTTGATTTGTCTGTGGACAACTCTGTAATTGAAGGATTCAGAAATGTCAAATGTAAGCTGGAAGTTATATCCGTTGATTCAGATTGGCTATATCCGACTGAACAAAGTACTGAAATAGTTGCCGCACTCAATGCAAATGATGTGGAAGTGTCATTTTCTGAAATTAAATCCAATTATGGTCATGATGCATTTCTTCTTGAAAAGGGTCAGCTAAATTATCTGTTGTCTAAATTCCTTTCTGATAATATTGTTGCAGATTTGATGACAACTGATGTCACGACAATCAGAGAAGAGGATAACGTTAAGACTGCCGCTAAATTGATGCTTGAGCAGAACGTAACCCACCTGCCTGTTGTCACTGATGACAATAAGCTGATAGGTATTGTTACCAGCTGGGATTTGTCAAAATCAATTGCAACAAACAGTGAAAATCTAAAGGACATAATGACAAAGACTGTCAAGTTCTGTCGCTCAAGCGATTCAATTGAAGATATTTCAAGAATGATGCGCAAATATGACATTTCATGTTTGCCTGTCGTTGATGAGAATTTTGTTGTTGAAGGAATGATAACTACCGATCAGATCAATAACATGTTTTCATAA
- a CDS encoding AzlC family ABC transporter permease produces MFSIISRRDKFLYGCKSAIPIAFGYIPMGIGYAALALKAGFNPFQTVSFSILVYAGAGEIIGATMVANGATAIAIILTNFVVNLRYMVMNTAVYNKMTENSLAINVLSAHLVTDESFALFSFEKESSSWFYIGLALTSWLSWILGAVIGVFVLDFLPVIVTNSFNISLYALFIAILVPAVKNNKRLGLLVVITAILNVILQFVVGNWSLILSTLIGALIGMYIVDDSFMEASND; encoded by the coding sequence GTGTTTAGTATTATCTCCAGAAGAGACAAGTTTTTATATGGGTGTAAGAGTGCCATTCCTATAGCATTCGGGTATATTCCAATGGGCATAGGTTATGCTGCGTTGGCCTTAAAGGCAGGATTTAATCCCTTTCAGACTGTTTCATTCTCCATTCTGGTTTATGCTGGTGCCGGAGAAATAATTGGTGCGACAATGGTGGCAAATGGAGCCACTGCAATAGCCATCATACTGACTAACTTTGTCGTTAACTTAAGGTATATGGTAATGAACACTGCAGTATACAACAAGATGACTGAAAACTCCCTTGCCATTAATGTATTGTCTGCTCATTTAGTTACAGATGAATCATTTGCCCTGTTTTCATTTGAAAAGGAATCATCATCATGGTTCTATATTGGTCTTGCATTGACTTCATGGCTTTCATGGATTTTGGGTGCTGTCATAGGAGTGTTTGTGCTGGACTTTTTGCCGGTGATAGTTACTAACAGTTTCAACATTTCATTATATGCACTATTTATTGCTATTCTTGTCCCCGCTGTTAAGAACAATAAGCGTCTGGGTTTGCTAGTTGTAATAACTGCGATATTGAATGTAATATTGCAGTTTGTTGTAGGCAACTGGTCATTGATTTTATCAACCCTTATCGGTGCGTTGATTGGAATGTATATTGTTGACGATTCATTCATGGAGGCATCAAATGATTGA
- a CDS encoding AzlD domain-containing protein — protein MIDINIVILGCALVTFIPRLIPAIFVDKLNFGPKVEKFLNLIPYTALAALICPGVLTVDNQLWYIGLIGAVVAAGLSWKKVPLGAIVILTVVILVTVYSIIPMI, from the coding sequence ATGATTGATATTAACATAGTCATATTGGGATGCGCTCTTGTAACATTCATTCCACGTCTGATTCCGGCAATTTTTGTCGATAAGTTGAATTTCGGACCGAAAGTTGAAAAATTCCTGAATCTGATTCCATATACCGCCCTTGCTGCCCTGATTTGTCCTGGAGTACTGACAGTTGACAATCAGTTATGGTATATCGGTTTGATTGGTGCGGTTGTTGCAGCAGGCCTATCCTGGAAAAAGGTCCCGCTTGGTGCTATCGTAATATTGACTGTGGTTATTTTAGTGACGGTTTATTCTATTATTCCCATGATTTAG
- a CDS encoding GNAT family N-acetyltransferase — protein sequence MILKTSRLTLRPWMESDAKCLFHFAKNPNVGPIAGWPPHESIDDSLNIIKTVFSKRETYAIIKNDIPIGCVGLLFHPDTNHWWGEGSAELGYWIAEEYWGNGYATESSKALIEHVFNDLDLKTIYATYRTENIRSKKVLEKLGFRYYTEMQNENYLGEIFNEIAMKLEAKSWE from the coding sequence ATGATATTGAAAACAAGCCGTCTAACATTAAGGCCATGGATGGAATCTGATGCAAAATGCCTATTTCATTTTGCAAAAAATCCTAATGTTGGTCCGATAGCAGGATGGCCTCCACATGAAAGTATAGATGACAGTTTAAATATTATTAAAACAGTCTTTTCCAAAAGAGAAACCTATGCAATAATCAAAAATGACATTCCGATAGGGTGTGTGGGACTTCTGTTTCATCCGGACACAAATCACTGGTGGGGTGAAGGCTCAGCCGAACTTGGATACTGGATAGCTGAGGAGTACTGGGGAAACGGTTATGCCACAGAATCATCAAAAGCATTAATTGAACATGTTTTCAATGATTTGGATCTTAAAACAATATACGCAACATATAGAACTGAAAATATCCGGTCAAAAAAAGTTTTAGAAAAACTGGGCTTCAGATATTACACTGAAATGCAGAATGAAAACTATTTAGGCGAAATCTTCAATGAAATCGCCATGAAACTTGAAGCTAAATCATGGGAATAA